In the Octadecabacter sp. SW4 genome, one interval contains:
- a CDS encoding Lrp/AsnC family transcriptional regulator encodes MEIDQIDRRILVALQKGGRMSHAELSDKVNLSPSACHRRVQRLEKDGIIRDYVALLDARKIGRKTTVFVEITLSAQADEVLDAFEKAVARVPDVLECHLMAGSADYLLKVVAADTDDFAAIHRRHLASLPGVQTMQSSFALRTVVSTTALPV; translated from the coding sequence ATGGAAATTGACCAGATAGACCGCCGAATCCTGGTGGCCCTGCAAAAAGGCGGGCGGATGTCGCACGCCGAGCTGTCGGACAAGGTAAACCTGTCACCATCGGCCTGTCACCGCCGGGTGCAGCGGCTGGAAAAGGACGGGATCATTCGCGATTACGTGGCCCTGCTGGATGCCCGCAAGATCGGGCGCAAAACCACTGTTTTCGTGGAAATCACCCTGTCGGCACAAGCGGATGAAGTGCTGGACGCCTTTGAAAAGGCCGTCGCACGGGTGCCGGATGTGTTGGAATGTCACCTGATGGCCGGGTCAGCCGATTACCTGCTCAAGGTTGTCGCCGCCGATACCGATGATTTCGCCGCGATCCACCGCCGCCATCTGGCCAGCCTTCCGGGCGTGCAAACCATGCAATCCAGCTTTGCCCTGCGCACCGTTGTCAGCACGACGGCCCTGCCGGTTTAG
- the ald gene encoding alanine dehydrogenase translates to MHIGCPKEIKPQEFRVGLTPNAAAEAIAHGHQVTVETQAGAGSGFPDEDYIVAGAKIVGTAKEVFDTTDMIVKVKEPQAGERKMLREGQILFTYLHLAPDPAQTNDLMESGCTAIAYETVTDRNGGLPLLAPMSEVAGRLAPQVGAWTLQKANGGRGVLMGGVPGVGPARVVVIGGGVVGTHAARIAAGMGADVTVLDRSLPRMRYLDDVYGGTFKTSYASAGNTIELAREADMIIGAVLIPGAAAPKLISRAQLAELKPGAALVDVAIDQGGCFETSKATTHQDPIYEVDGIMHYCVANMPGAVARTSTIALGNATMPFMLALADKGWRKACEDDEHLLNGLNVHAGQLTYYAVGKALGIDVLSPQLALKS, encoded by the coding sequence ATGCACATCGGGTGCCCCAAAGAAATCAAACCACAGGAATTTCGCGTCGGTCTGACACCAAATGCCGCCGCCGAGGCGATTGCCCACGGACATCAGGTCACGGTGGAAACACAGGCGGGGGCTGGATCGGGCTTTCCCGATGAAGACTACATCGTTGCGGGCGCCAAGATCGTCGGCACCGCCAAAGAGGTATTCGACACAACCGACATGATCGTCAAGGTCAAGGAACCCCAGGCAGGCGAGCGCAAGATGCTGCGCGAGGGCCAGATCCTGTTCACCTACCTGCACCTTGCCCCTGACCCCGCCCAGACCAATGACCTGATGGAATCAGGCTGCACCGCCATCGCCTACGAGACCGTGACCGACCGCAATGGCGGGCTGCCCCTGCTTGCGCCGATGTCCGAAGTGGCGGGGCGTCTTGCCCCCCAAGTCGGCGCTTGGACCCTGCAAAAGGCAAATGGCGGGCGCGGTGTGCTGATGGGTGGCGTGCCCGGTGTTGGTCCCGCCCGTGTGGTCGTGATCGGCGGCGGCGTTGTCGGTACCCATGCGGCACGTATCGCTGCTGGGATGGGCGCGGATGTAACGGTCCTTGACCGGTCGCTGCCACGGATGCGGTATCTGGACGATGTCTATGGTGGCACCTTCAAGACCAGCTATGCCAGCGCAGGCAATACCATCGAACTGGCCCGCGAGGCCGACATGATCATCGGTGCGGTGCTGATCCCCGGTGCTGCGGCCCCCAAGTTGATCAGCCGCGCGCAACTGGCCGAACTCAAACCCGGTGCGGCCCTTGTGGATGTGGCAATTGACCAAGGAGGATGCTTTGAAACCTCCAAGGCAACAACCCATCAAGACCCGATCTATGAGGTAGACGGGATCATGCATTACTGCGTGGCGAACATGCCCGGCGCCGTTGCGCGGACATCTACAATCGCTTTGGGGAACGCGACAATGCCGTTCATGCTGGCCTTAGCCGACAAGGGTTGGCGCAAAGCCTGTGAAGACGATGAACACCTGCTGAACGGGCTGAACGTTCACGCGGGCCAGCTGACCTACTATGCCGTCGGCAAGGCGCTGGGGATCGACGTGCTGTCACCGCAGTTGGCGTTGAAATCCTGA
- a CDS encoding short chain dehydrogenase yields the protein MKIIIIGATGAVGKTAVQALSARHDIITAGRSSGDINVDLEDCASIQAMYDHVGKVDAVVCATGHGHFGPVADMTPAQCMIGINAKAMAQISLVLEGIGHVSDGGSFTLTSGVLNRDPIRGGAAAAAANGAIDGFVRGAAVDMPRGLRINAVSPEVLEASRAKYDGFFRGHTHVSDEAVALAYSKAVEGCLTGQVFIVD from the coding sequence ATGAAAATCATTATTATCGGCGCCACTGGTGCCGTTGGCAAAACTGCCGTTCAGGCCTTGTCTGCACGTCATGATATCATCACGGCGGGTCGATCAAGTGGCGACATCAACGTCGACCTCGAGGATTGTGCCAGCATTCAGGCGATGTATGATCATGTTGGCAAGGTCGATGCCGTGGTCTGTGCGACCGGACATGGCCACTTTGGCCCCGTTGCCGACATGACACCTGCGCAATGCATGATCGGGATCAACGCCAAGGCAATGGCGCAGATCAGTCTGGTGCTGGAAGGGATCGGGCATGTCAGTGATGGCGGATCATTCACCCTGACCAGCGGCGTGTTGAACCGTGATCCGATCAGGGGCGGGGCGGCGGCTGCGGCGGCGAATGGGGCGATTGACGGCTTCGTGCGCGGGGCGGCGGTGGATATGCCGCGCGGTTTGCGGATCAACGCCGTCAGCCCCGAAGTTCTCGAGGCGTCACGCGCAAAATATGACGGGTTCTTTCGCGGCCATACGCATGTCAGCGATGAAGCCGTCGCGCTGGCCTACAGCAAAGCCGTCGAAGGCTGCCTGACCGGCCAGGTATTCATCGTCGACTAG
- the mscL gene encoding large conductance mechanosensitive channel protein MscL produces the protein MIKEFKDFIAKGNVMDMAVGIIIGAAFTAIVGSLVADLINPIISLFMGGIDFSGMYALLGEGEYASITAAEEAGAAVFAYGRFIMAIINFLIIAFVVFVLVRSVNKMKKKEEEAPAAPAGPTQEELLMEIRDALKK, from the coding sequence ATGATTAAAGAATTCAAGGACTTCATCGCTAAGGGCAATGTCATGGACATGGCTGTTGGTATTATCATCGGTGCGGCCTTCACCGCCATCGTCGGCAGCCTTGTGGCCGATCTGATCAATCCGATCATCAGCCTGTTCATGGGCGGCATCGATTTCAGTGGCATGTATGCGTTGCTGGGAGAGGGCGAGTATGCCTCGATCACTGCAGCCGAAGAAGCGGGCGCGGCCGTGTTTGCCTATGGCCGCTTTATCATGGCGATTATCAACTTCCTGATCATCGCGTTTGTGGTGTTCGTGTTGGTGCGCAGCGTCAACAAGATGAAGAAGAAAGAGGAAGAAGCCCCCGCCGCGCCAGCAGGCCCGACGCAGGAAGAGCTTTTGATGGAAATCCGTGACGCCTTGAAAAAGTAA
- a CDS encoding YtoQ family protein, with translation MLNVYLSGEIHTDWREQIIAGAQGLDVTFSSPVTDHAASDDCGVTILGEEPDKFWHDHKGAKVNAIRTRKGIEDADVVVVRFGEKYKQWNAAFDAGYAAALGKSLIVLSGPDHQHALKEVHAAALAVAQDPAQVVAILRYVLTGRAG, from the coding sequence ATGTTGAATGTATATCTCTCGGGCGAAATCCACACGGATTGGCGTGAACAGATTATCGCGGGGGCGCAGGGACTGGATGTGACATTCAGCAGCCCCGTCACTGATCATGCGGCCAGCGACGATTGCGGCGTGACGATATTGGGTGAAGAACCTGACAAGTTCTGGCACGATCATAAAGGGGCCAAGGTCAATGCGATCCGCACTCGCAAGGGAATCGAGGATGCGGATGTGGTGGTCGTGCGCTTTGGCGAGAAATACAAGCAATGGAATGCGGCGTTTGATGCAGGTTACGCCGCAGCACTTGGCAAGTCATTGATCGTGCTAAGCGGGCCTGACCACCAGCACGCCCTGAAAGAGGTTCACGCGGCAGCGCTGGCCGTGGCCCAAGACCCCGCACAGGTTGTCGCGATCTTGCGCTATGTGCTGACCGGTAGGGCGGGTTAG
- a CDS encoding bifunctional 2-polyprenyl-6-hydroxyphenol methylase/3-demethylubiquinol 3-O-methyltransferase UbiG, with protein MKIANYWDKRARKYAASKIADQAAYEYTRERTRSYIKPTDTVLEMGCGTGSTALELAPNAAQIIGTDVSPEMIKIATEKAQSGSVTNASFRVASVDKALDGPEPVDIVTGFNIFHLVRDREDIFAAISRKLPAGGLFISKTPCLSEPSTGIKRFAFAAIIPPMRLLGIAPYVGRFSFAQLEGAIRDAGFDLIEVGSFPEMSRYIVARKR; from the coding sequence ATGAAAATCGCAAATTACTGGGACAAGCGCGCTCGCAAATATGCCGCTTCCAAGATCGCCGATCAGGCCGCTTATGAATATACCCGTGAACGCACGCGCAGCTACATCAAGCCAACCGATACGGTGCTGGAAATGGGTTGCGGCACGGGATCGACGGCGCTGGAACTGGCCCCCAATGCGGCGCAGATTATCGGCACGGATGTCTCGCCCGAGATGATCAAGATCGCGACTGAAAAGGCACAGAGCGGCAGCGTGACCAATGCCAGTTTCCGCGTGGCATCCGTTGACAAAGCGCTCGACGGGCCGGAACCCGTGGATATCGTCACAGGCTTCAACATCTTTCATCTGGTGCGCGACCGCGAAGACATCTTTGCCGCGATTTCCCGCAAATTGCCCGCAGGTGGGCTATTTATTTCTAAAACGCCTTGCCTGTCCGAACCCTCGACCGGGATCAAGCGTTTTGCTTTTGCCGCGATCATTCCGCCGATGCGCCTGTTGGGTATTGCGCCCTATGTAGGGCGGTTCAGCTTTGCGCAACTTGAAGGGGCGATCCGCGACGCCGGTTTCGATTTGATCGAAGTGGGCAGCTTTCCCGAAATGAGCCGCTATATCGTCGCGCGCAAGCGTTAA
- a CDS encoding LysR family transcriptional regulator, which produces MDTMKSAPDWTHLRAFLATADSGSLSAAARRLGLTQPTLSRQVAALEEQLGVMLFERVGRRLDLTDAGRELLPHARDMGQAAQRVALSASGQRSEISGQVRITASDITAVTFLPKVVATLRKAAPQLMIDVVASNDIQDLMRREADIAIRHQRPQQPDLVARLVLDAVGHFYASKTYLDQRGRPTTRAELAKHDWVSFGDVDRMVSYMVAMDIPVTPESFRASSENGMVAWELARAGLGICPMDVYHGARAPDMEAIMPDDLHVTFPIWLVTHREIHTSPRIRLVYDLLAEAIVAR; this is translated from the coding sequence ATGGATACTATGAAATCGGCCCCCGACTGGACCCATCTGCGCGCCTTTCTGGCGACGGCAGATTCTGGCTCCCTGTCCGCCGCTGCGCGCAGGTTGGGTCTGACGCAACCAACGCTTAGCCGACAGGTCGCCGCGCTCGAAGAACAATTGGGCGTGATGCTGTTTGAACGGGTCGGGCGGCGGCTTGATTTGACGGATGCGGGCCGCGAGTTACTGCCCCATGCGCGCGACATGGGGCAGGCGGCGCAACGCGTTGCCCTGTCCGCTAGCGGGCAACGCTCGGAAATCAGTGGCCAGGTGCGGATCACGGCCAGCGACATCACCGCCGTGACATTTCTGCCCAAGGTGGTCGCGACCCTGCGCAAGGCCGCGCCGCAACTGATGATCGACGTGGTCGCAAGCAACGACATTCAGGATTTGATGCGTCGCGAGGCCGATATCGCGATCCGTCACCAGCGCCCCCAACAACCCGACCTTGTGGCGCGCCTTGTGCTGGATGCTGTCGGGCATTTCTATGCGTCAAAAACCTATCTGGATCAACGCGGCCGCCCCACCACCCGCGCGGAGCTGGCAAAACACGACTGGGTCTCCTTTGGCGACGTGGATCGCATGGTTAGCTATATGGTCGCTATGGATATACCTGTCACGCCCGAGTCCTTTCGGGCCTCCTCCGAAAACGGCATGGTGGCTTGGGAACTTGCCCGCGCGGGGTTGGGCATTTGCCCGATGGATGTTTACCACGGCGCCCGCGCACCCGATATGGAGGCGATCATGCCAGACGATCTGCACGTGACCTTTCCGATCTGGCTGGTCACCCACCGCGAAATCCACACCAGCCCGCGCATCCGGCTGGTGTATGATCTTTTGGCCGAGGCAATCGTCGCCCGTTAA
- the pheT gene encoding phenylalanine--tRNA ligase subunit beta, with protein MKFTLSWLKSHLETDASVDEITEALTDLGLEVEGVENPLAKLDAFTLGYVTHAEKHPDADKLRVCKVDTDEGELQIICGAPNARQGITVVVAKPGVYVPGIDTTIGVGKIRGIESYGMMASERELELSDEHDGIIELPSGKVGQKFTDWLAENDPSKVDPVIEIAITPNRPDALGVRGIARDLAARGLGVMKDRTVDPVPASFPCPVSVTIDSDTLPQAPVFYGRVIRGVKNGPSPVWMQDLLRAIGLRPISFLVDVTNFFTYDLNRPLHVFDADKIAGNTLRLHRAKGGETLIGLDEKEYTFQEGMTIISDAEKPESIAGVMGGLETGCTMDTVNVFVEAAYFDTVRTAYTGRALKINSDARYRFERGIDAAFTPEGLEHAVRMIVDIAGGEASEVVMAGEQPDFARAYKLDTDRCSSLVGMDIPADTQRKTLTDLGFVMEGDMAHVPSWRPDVMGEADLVEEVARIASLTKLQGKPLPRVRAGVPAPVMTPVQKRQQMARRTCAALGYNECVTYSFIDQASAGLFGGGDDATMLQNPISSEMSHMRPALLPGLLQAAARNQARGFMDMALFEVGDAFAGGEPGEQHGIVTGLLIGRTGPKDVHGAARAVDVFDAKADCEAVLAAIGAPAKVQIMRDGDTWWHPGRHGKVCLGPKKVLAVFGEIHPKVLAAMDVKGPAMGFTIWPEEVPLPRNAGASRGALVAPDLQAVERDFAFVVSADVEALTLVNAAAGADKALIEGVRVFDEFIGGSLGEGQKSLAITVRLQPTDATLKEADIEAVSAKIVEKVTKATGGTLRG; from the coding sequence ATGAAGTTTACCCTAAGCTGGCTGAAATCGCACCTTGAAACAGATGCATCGGTGGATGAAATCACCGAGGCCCTGACTGATCTGGGGCTTGAGGTCGAGGGTGTTGAAAACCCTCTGGCCAAGCTTGATGCGTTTACCCTTGGCTATGTCACCCACGCCGAAAAGCATCCCGATGCGGACAAACTGCGTGTGTGCAAGGTCGACACGGATGAGGGTGAGCTACAGATCATCTGTGGCGCGCCCAATGCACGTCAGGGCATCACCGTGGTCGTCGCCAAACCCGGCGTTTACGTGCCGGGCATCGATACGACCATCGGCGTGGGCAAGATCCGCGGCATTGAATCCTATGGCATGATGGCGTCCGAGCGCGAGTTGGAACTGTCGGACGAACACGACGGTATCATTGAACTGCCCAGCGGCAAGGTGGGCCAGAAGTTCACCGACTGGTTGGCTGAAAATGACCCCTCCAAGGTGGACCCCGTCATCGAAATCGCGATCACCCCGAACCGCCCCGATGCCTTGGGCGTGCGCGGGATAGCCCGCGATCTGGCGGCGCGTGGTTTGGGTGTGATGAAGGACCGCACGGTTGATCCGGTGCCCGCGTCCTTTCCATGTCCTGTCAGCGTGACGATTGATAGCGATACACTGCCGCAAGCCCCCGTTTTTTACGGCCGCGTCATTCGGGGCGTCAAGAACGGCCCCAGCCCTGTATGGATGCAGGATTTGCTGCGCGCCATCGGGTTGCGCCCGATTTCATTCCTTGTCGATGTGACCAATTTTTTCACATATGACCTGAACCGCCCGCTGCACGTCTTTGACGCGGACAAGATCGCCGGGAACACCCTGCGCCTGCATCGCGCCAAAGGGGGTGAAACCCTGATCGGGCTGGACGAAAAGGAATACACCTTTCAGGAAGGCATGACGATCATCTCGGACGCCGAAAAGCCCGAGAGCATCGCCGGTGTGATGGGGGGTCTGGAAACCGGCTGCACGATGGACACGGTCAATGTCTTCGTCGAAGCCGCCTATTTTGACACGGTGCGCACCGCCTATACGGGGCGCGCGCTGAAAATCAATTCCGATGCGCGCTATCGGTTTGAACGCGGGATTGATGCGGCATTCACGCCCGAGGGTCTGGAACACGCGGTGCGCATGATCGTGGACATCGCGGGCGGCGAGGCGTCCGAGGTTGTAATGGCTGGCGAACAGCCCGATTTTGCACGCGCCTACAAACTGGACACGGATCGCTGTTCTTCGCTCGTGGGCATGGACATTCCCGCCGATACCCAACGCAAGACCCTGACCGATCTGGGTTTCGTGATGGAGGGTGACATGGCCCATGTGCCGTCATGGCGCCCTGATGTCATGGGAGAGGCTGATCTGGTCGAGGAAGTCGCGCGGATTGCCTCGCTCACCAAACTGCAAGGCAAGCCATTGCCTCGCGTCCGTGCGGGCGTGCCTGCCCCGGTAATGACGCCCGTGCAGAAACGTCAGCAGATGGCGCGGCGCACCTGCGCGGCGCTGGGTTACAACGAATGCGTCACCTACAGCTTTATTGATCAGGCCTCGGCGGGGCTGTTTGGTGGTGGCGATGACGCGACCATGCTGCAAAACCCGATTTCGTCGGAAATGTCGCATATGCGCCCTGCGCTTTTGCCCGGTTTGTTGCAGGCCGCCGCGCGCAATCAGGCGCGTGGTTTCATGGATATGGCCTTGTTCGAGGTCGGCGATGCCTTTGCGGGCGGTGAACCCGGCGAACAGCATGGCATTGTCACGGGCCTGCTGATCGGACGCACAGGCCCCAAGGATGTGCATGGTGCGGCGCGCGCCGTGGACGTGTTTGATGCCAAGGCCGACTGCGAGGCCGTGTTGGCCGCCATCGGTGCCCCCGCCAAGGTGCAGATCATGCGTGACGGTGATACCTGGTGGCACCCCGGGCGGCATGGCAAGGTCTGTCTGGGTCCGAAAAAAGTGCTGGCAGTTTTTGGTGAAATCCATCCCAAGGTGCTGGCCGCGATGGATGTCAAAGGTCCGGCGATGGGCTTTACCATCTGGCCCGAAGAGGTGCCTTTGCCACGCAACGCCGGTGCCAGCCGCGGCGCATTGGTCGCGCCCGATCTGCAAGCGGTCGAGCGTGACTTTGCCTTTGTGGTCAGCGCCGATGTCGAAGCACTGACGTTGGTCAACGCCGCTGCCGGGGCAGACAAGGCGCTGATCGAAGGTGTGCGCGTGTTTGACGAATTTATCGGGGGTAGCCTTGGTGAGGGCCAGAAAAGTCTTGCGATCACGGTGCGCCTGCAGCCGACGGATGCGACCCTCAAAGAGGCCGATATCGAGGCTGTTAGCGCCAAGATCGTCGAGAAAGTCACTAAGGCGACGGGTGGAACACTGCGCGGTTAA
- a CDS encoding ASCH domain-containing protein, with protein sequence MTDDIEDLQQTYPGAGTFKFGDSAELCQRLIKLVRQGKKTATCGAASDFADEPEAMPVMGRCDIAANWDGTPALVIKTTKVEEVRFCDVTEDMALAEGENDTLLGWRKDHKAFFKRNGGYDPEMLLIFEHFTLVEDLHGRALEAKT encoded by the coding sequence ATGACCGACGACATCGAAGACCTTCAGCAAACCTATCCCGGCGCCGGAACGTTCAAGTTCGGCGACAGTGCGGAGTTGTGTCAGCGTCTGATCAAACTGGTCCGTCAGGGCAAGAAGACCGCGACCTGTGGTGCGGCGTCGGATTTCGCGGATGAACCCGAAGCGATGCCGGTTATGGGCCGCTGCGACATCGCCGCCAACTGGGATGGCACGCCCGCGCTGGTCATCAAGACCACCAAGGTTGAAGAAGTCCGGTTTTGTGACGTGACCGAAGACATGGCACTGGCCGAGGGCGAAAACGATACGCTGCTGGGCTGGCGCAAGGATCACAAAGCGTTTTTCAAACGCAATGGCGGCTATGACCCTGAAATGCTGCTGATATTTGAACATTTTACGCTGGTCGAAGACCTGCACGGACGCGCCTTGGAGGCAAAGACATGA
- the pheS gene encoding phenylalanine--tRNA ligase subunit alpha, with amino-acid sequence MDELKSKYLDLIGSAADEARLEDIRVAAVGKRGEISLQMRELGKMTPEERQVAGPALNALKDEINSALAAKKAALGDAALDERLRSEWLDVTLPARDRRVGTIHPVSQVWEECTTIFADMGFAVAEGPQIDSDWYNFDALNIPGHHPARAEMDTFYMHRAEGDNRPPHVLRTHTSPVQIRHMEKHGAPTRIICPGRVYRADYDQTHTPMFHQVEGLAIDKDISMANLKWVLEEFFTAYFGTSVKTRFRASHFPFTEPSAEVDIQCSFEGGTVKVGEGDDWLEVLGSGMVHPKVLQAGGIDPAEWQGFAFGMGIDRIAMLKYGIPDLRAFFDSDLRWLRHYGFAGLQVPTIRGGV; translated from the coding sequence ATGGATGAATTGAAGTCCAAATATCTCGACCTGATCGGCAGCGCCGCTGACGAAGCCCGACTGGAAGATATCCGCGTCGCCGCTGTTGGCAAAAGGGGCGAGATTAGCCTGCAAATGCGCGAGCTGGGCAAGATGACGCCCGAAGAACGGCAGGTGGCTGGCCCCGCGCTGAATGCGTTGAAGGACGAGATCAACAGCGCCTTGGCCGCGAAAAAGGCCGCGCTTGGTGATGCCGCACTCGATGAACGCCTGCGCAGTGAATGGCTGGACGTGACCCTGCCTGCGCGCGACCGCCGCGTTGGCACGATCCATCCGGTCAGTCAGGTCTGGGAGGAATGCACCACGATCTTTGCCGACATGGGCTTTGCCGTGGCCGAGGGGCCGCAGATCGACAGTGACTGGTATAATTTCGACGCGCTCAACATTCCAGGCCATCACCCTGCGCGCGCCGAGATGGATACGTTTTACATGCACCGCGCAGAGGGCGATAACCGCCCGCCGCACGTGCTGCGCACCCATACATCGCCGGTGCAAATCCGTCATATGGAAAAGCACGGCGCGCCGACCCGGATCATCTGTCCGGGCCGTGTCTATCGCGCCGATTACGACCAGACGCATACGCCGATGTTCCATCAGGTCGAAGGGCTGGCGATTGACAAAGATATCAGCATGGCCAACCTGAAATGGGTGCTTGAGGAATTCTTTACCGCCTATTTCGGCACCTCCGTCAAAACCCGTTTCCGCGCCTCGCATTTCCCCTTCACGGAACCCTCAGCCGAGGTCGACATTCAGTGTTCGTTCGAAGGCGGCACCGTGAAAGTGGGCGAAGGCGATGACTGGCTTGAGGTGCTGGGCAGCGGCATGGTCCACCCCAAGGTGCTGCAAGCGGGCGGGATTGATCCCGCCGAATGGCAGGGCTTTGCCTTCGGCATGGGCATCGACCGGATCGCCATGCTCAAATACGGCATCCCCGATTTGCGCGCGTTCTTTGACAGCGATTTGCGGTGGTTGCGGCATTATGGGTTTGCTGGATTGCAGGTGCCGACGATCAGGGGCGGGGTGTAA
- a CDS encoding RNA polymerase sigma factor — MPAQPPVDSGATIERLIREDWGRILAALARGLGDLQLAEDSLQDAIETAMLHWRRNGLPRAPDAWLLTTARRRAIDQIRRRANLAAKLPDLAYLSALEAADAADAAAPDGVAGPVPDKRLEMIFTCCHPALEEKTRIALTLRTLGGLTTEEIAAAFLDKPGAMGQRLTRAKTKIAKAGIPYKIPEPEDLGERLDGVMRVIYLIFNEGYRANAGDALTRVELSDEAIRLARIMVGLLPKEAELRGLLALLLLHDARRHTREDGSGGFVPLEHQDRKRWDRGRIGEGRSALIGLPLNGPYQIQAAISAQHVAAAAWADTDWPAISRLYAQLEQHEPNPVVRINRAVALTYAGDLAAASALLGKVAGAGGIETYQPFYVARSLLSRRQGNRAKAMADLDRAIELTRSPPERRFLIAKRTDLLRT; from the coding sequence ATGCCAGCGCAGCCCCCTGTTGACAGCGGCGCGACGATCGAGCGTCTGATCCGTGAAGACTGGGGGCGCATCCTGGCCGCGCTGGCGCGTGGGCTGGGGGATTTGCAGCTTGCCGAGGACAGTCTGCAGGACGCGATCGAAACGGCGATGCTGCATTGGCGCCGGAATGGCCTACCGCGGGCCCCGGATGCATGGCTGCTGACAACGGCGCGACGGCGGGCCATTGATCAGATTCGGCGGCGCGCCAACCTTGCCGCAAAACTGCCGGATCTGGCCTATCTGAGCGCGCTGGAAGCGGCCGATGCCGCGGATGCTGCGGCACCGGATGGTGTGGCGGGCCCGGTGCCGGACAAACGGCTTGAGATGATATTCACATGCTGCCACCCGGCGCTGGAGGAAAAGACGCGGATTGCCCTGACCCTGCGCACGCTTGGTGGGCTGACGACGGAGGAGATCGCGGCGGCATTTCTGGATAAACCCGGCGCCATGGGGCAGCGTCTGACCCGCGCCAAGACCAAGATCGCCAAGGCCGGCATCCCCTACAAGATCCCGGAGCCGGAAGATCTTGGCGAGCGCCTTGATGGCGTGATGCGGGTTATCTATCTGATTTTCAACGAAGGTTACCGGGCGAATGCAGGTGACGCCTTGACGCGGGTCGAACTGAGCGACGAGGCAATCCGGCTGGCGCGGATCATGGTCGGGCTGCTGCCAAAGGAGGCGGAACTGCGCGGCCTTCTGGCGCTTTTGCTGCTGCATGATGCGCGTCGCCACACCCGCGAGGACGGGTCGGGCGGATTTGTGCCGTTGGAACATCAGGACCGAAAGCGCTGGGATCGCGGGCGCATCGGCGAAGGGCGCAGCGCTCTGATTGGCCTGCCATTGAACGGGCCCTATCAGATCCAGGCGGCGATCAGCGCGCAACATGTCGCAGCGGCGGCATGGGCGGACACTGATTGGCCCGCCATATCGCGGCTTTACGCGCAACTGGAACAGCACGAGCCCAACCCGGTTGTGCGGATCAATCGGGCCGTTGCCCTGACCTATGCCGGTGATCTGGCTGCGGCCTCGGCACTGTTGGGTAAGGTCGCCGGGGCGGGAGGGATCGAGACCTATCAGCCATTCTATGTCGCAAGGTCCCTGCTTTCGCGGCGTCAGGGAAACCGGGCCAAAGCGATGGCTGATCTGGACCGGGCGATCGAATTGACGCGGTCCCCGCCCGAACGGCGGTTCCTGATTGCCAAACGGACCGATCTGCTGCGAACTTGA
- a CDS encoding YciI family protein, which produces MQYMCLIYSTEGTGPQPGTDDWGPFMQGYMDFTQQVKDEGKFIAGDALQPVATATTLAIRDGKTETVDGPFAETKEQLGGYYLLDCVDLDEALKYAAMIPTAEHGRIEVRPIIVFDA; this is translated from the coding sequence ATGCAATATATGTGTCTAATCTATTCCACCGAAGGCACCGGCCCACAGCCGGGAACTGATGATTGGGGCCCGTTCATGCAGGGCTATATGGACTTCACCCAACAGGTGAAGGACGAAGGCAAATTCATCGCCGGGGATGCGTTACAGCCCGTCGCCACGGCGACGACGCTGGCCATTCGCGACGGCAAGACCGAAACCGTCGACGGCCCATTTGCAGAGACCAAGGAACAGCTTGGCGGGTATTATCTGCTGGATTGCGTTGATCTCGATGAGGCGCTGAAATATGCCGCCATGATTCCAACGGCCGAACATGGCCGCATCGAGGTGCGCCCGATCATCGTGTTTGACGCGTAA
- the rplT gene encoding 50S ribosomal protein L20, which yields MRVKGGTVTHRRHKKVTDAAKGYYGRRKNTFKVAAQAVDKANQYATRDRKNRKRNFRALWIQRINAAVRSHDEALTYSRFINGLSLAGIEVDRKVLADLAVHEPEAFGAIVKQAQAALA from the coding sequence ATGCGAGTTAAAGGCGGAACCGTCACCCATCGTCGTCACAAGAAGGTCACTGATGCGGCCAAAGGCTATTATGGCCGTCGCAAGAATACCTTTAAGGTCGCAGCGCAGGCTGTCGACAAGGCGAACCAATATGCAACCCGTGACCGTAAGAATCGCAAGCGCAACTTCCGCGCTCTGTGGATTCAGCGGATCAACGCAGCCGTGCGCAGCCATGACGAGGCGCTGACATACAGCCGCTTCATCAACGGCCTGTCGCTGGCTGGTATCGAGGTCGACCGCAAGGTGCTGGCCGATCTGGCCGTCCACGAGCCCGAAGCGTTTGGCGCGATCGTAAAGCAAGCTCAGGCGGCACTGGCCTAG